Proteins co-encoded in one Opitutus terrae PB90-1 genomic window:
- a CDS encoding alginate export family protein encodes MSRTHPPHSLKLLAGLAALLLPAVLPAAEGPKPPPPPARPAYAFLRWLEDWSVLTKVPDRGQDFFDPIKYHPLGAGTGAWASFGGDARFRIEDWQGFNFGAPRNASTDDTFELTRLRAHADLRFSPTVRLFGEVKSALSSSRQLPGGVRLVDRDEFELQQLFFDFKINLENNASIVLRPGRFGLSFGGQRLVSALPWANALRTWDGLQAIITAHGWTVTAFESAFVPVVRNGLGEADTDELLGGIYARHLFKGPADGIELYALHNDWDAPRTFNGTRGSDERVTLGARRWAPLSPRADYEIEVSYQLGSTGSGDVAAWSLASIAGYNVTADKSLRLWAGFDWASGDDEPGGDVETFNQLYPLGHAYFGAIDVIGRQNIMDLSGGATWKPVPKLSLAFQLHRFWVDSTKDAIYNGGGGVVRAGGTFRSSDIGTEADLVVTWNVARHLVLEVGYGHFFTGDAISQSGPSTDTDFAYASTTFTF; translated from the coding sequence ATGTCCCGCACCCACCCACCTCACTCCCTAAAACTCCTCGCCGGCCTCGCCGCCCTGCTGCTGCCCGCGGTTCTTCCCGCCGCCGAGGGCCCGAAACCACCGCCGCCGCCCGCTCGGCCCGCGTATGCCTTCCTGCGCTGGCTCGAGGACTGGTCCGTGCTGACCAAGGTGCCTGATCGCGGCCAGGATTTCTTCGATCCCATCAAATATCACCCGCTCGGTGCCGGCACCGGCGCGTGGGCGAGTTTCGGCGGCGATGCGCGCTTTCGCATCGAGGATTGGCAAGGCTTCAATTTCGGCGCGCCCCGGAATGCGTCGACCGACGACACGTTCGAACTCACCCGGCTTCGCGCGCACGCCGATCTGCGGTTCAGCCCGACCGTGCGGTTGTTTGGCGAGGTGAAAAGTGCACTCTCCTCGAGCCGCCAACTGCCCGGCGGTGTCCGGCTGGTCGACCGCGATGAGTTCGAGCTCCAGCAGTTGTTCTTCGATTTCAAGATCAACCTCGAGAACAACGCCTCGATCGTCCTCCGTCCGGGCCGCTTCGGGCTGTCCTTCGGCGGACAGCGGCTCGTGAGCGCCTTGCCCTGGGCCAATGCGCTTCGCACGTGGGATGGACTCCAGGCCATCATCACCGCGCATGGCTGGACCGTCACCGCCTTCGAATCGGCGTTCGTCCCGGTGGTCCGCAACGGGCTCGGCGAAGCCGACACCGACGAGTTGTTGGGCGGCATCTACGCCCGGCATTTGTTCAAGGGCCCGGCCGACGGCATCGAGTTGTATGCCCTGCACAACGATTGGGACGCTCCCCGCACGTTCAACGGCACCCGCGGTTCGGACGAACGCGTCACGCTGGGCGCTCGTCGCTGGGCCCCGCTGTCGCCGCGCGCCGACTACGAGATCGAAGTCAGCTATCAACTCGGCAGCACCGGCAGCGGCGACGTGGCCGCCTGGTCGTTGGCGAGCATCGCCGGCTACAACGTCACCGCCGACAAATCCCTGCGGCTCTGGGCCGGGTTTGACTGGGCCAGCGGCGATGACGAACCGGGCGGCGACGTGGAAACCTTTAACCAGCTCTATCCGCTCGGACACGCCTATTTCGGCGCCATCGACGTGATCGGCCGGCAGAACATCATGGACCTCAGCGGCGGGGCGACGTGGAAACCGGTGCCCAAGCTGAGCCTCGCCTTTCAGCTGCACCGGTTCTGGGTCGATTCGACCAAGGACGCGATCTACAATGGGGGCGGCGGCGTGGTTCGCGCCGGCGGCACGTTTCGCTCATCCGACATTGGTACCGAGGCCGATCTCGTGGTGACCTGGAATGTCGCCCGGCACCTCGTGCTCGAAGTCGGTTACGGCCATTTCTTCACCGGCGATGCCATCAGCCAGAGCGGCCCGAGCACCGACACCGACTTCGCGTACGCGAGCACGACGTTCACGTTTTGA
- a CDS encoding VCBS repeat-containing protein: protein MLKPFLTAAALSGLVMLANAEPAFTATPLQPPAPAPTSGKRFDALEAADTNLTVPNVFNDPRMWGDRFRELTLGAVETGVVIADFDHDGRLDIFATSKNGPCALYRQTEPLKFIDIAAQAGVACAEPANKTGATAVDINQDGWMDLYICRFDAPNALFINNGDGTFTERAHDYGLDVKDASVHAAFADYDRDGDLDCYLITNILDFSKSPQGRRDYLFNNNGAGKFTDVSQKAGIWGLTQGHAAIWFDANQDGWPDLYVANDFETPDRFYLNKGDGTFVDVVDERLPHVTYFSMGADANDINNDGLVDFMVADMRDRTHGEFVAGMEEIGRGLWEMERVTELIPQYMWNAVYLNSGTDRFAEVAHLTGMEATGWTFSPRFADLDNDGRVDAFYGTGMIRNFIDADLVDKQNVARTLAARAAVWKNAEPRRETTLAFRNLGDLAFSDVSAQWGLDHHGVSFGTAIADLDGDGDLDIVLSNYDAPPTVVRNNSTSSHRAVIRLAGRAPNRTGVGAELRIETAAGVQMRQVYTERGIVASEPADVHFGLGDATTIRRLTIRWPRGQEQVLENLPADQLLTIAEPALAPDAKLAPAVVNLPGRAHALLAESAATRGLDQVVTQRPFDEFSRQRLLPRRLNGVGANVAVADVNGDQLEDVFVSASSGQAARLFLARADGTFTPAPSQPWGDALEANDVSPVFLDVNSDGHPDLLVGSGGVERPQGDALLNDRLYLNDGRGGFTLAPAGTLPEDGESTSAIAVSDFDGDGKADVFAGSRTVPGRYPAVARSFLYRNVDGRLLDVTDQLAPGLRTLGLVTAATWADLDGDRRADLIVALEWGPIAVFRNTEHGFENATDQLGLAKHTGWWSAVTVTDVDRDGRLDIVAGNAGLNTKYHASSDEPAVLFAGDFDGSGREQLVEAHYEGGKLYPVRGRSKLAYVFPGLAKKFPTFKAYGAASVADIFPADRLAAVQRLQATELASGVFRQQPNGTFVFHPLPRLAQLAPINAIVARDFDGDGVTDLACVGNNFGPEPTTGRFDGSLGVLLKGDGKGSFAALAAADSGFVVSGDARGAAVVSLGQAHTPALVVTRCEGPVLLFTPKSAGSPRPAATVAATTARN from the coding sequence ATGTTGAAGCCTTTCCTCACCGCCGCGGCTCTTTCCGGGCTCGTCATGCTCGCAAATGCCGAGCCGGCCTTCACCGCCACCCCGCTGCAACCCCCGGCGCCCGCACCCACCAGCGGCAAACGCTTCGATGCGCTCGAGGCCGCCGACACGAATCTCACCGTCCCGAACGTCTTTAACGACCCCCGCATGTGGGGCGACCGCTTCCGTGAACTCACGCTCGGCGCCGTGGAGACCGGCGTGGTCATCGCTGATTTCGATCACGATGGCCGGCTCGATATCTTCGCGACTTCCAAAAACGGCCCGTGCGCGCTTTACCGCCAGACCGAGCCGCTGAAGTTCATCGACATCGCGGCGCAAGCCGGCGTTGCGTGCGCGGAACCGGCCAACAAGACCGGCGCCACCGCCGTCGACATCAACCAGGACGGCTGGATGGATCTGTATATCTGCCGCTTCGACGCGCCGAACGCGCTTTTCATCAACAACGGCGACGGCACGTTCACCGAGCGCGCGCATGACTACGGCCTCGACGTGAAGGACGCCTCGGTCCACGCCGCGTTCGCCGACTACGATCGCGATGGCGACCTCGATTGCTACCTGATCACGAACATCCTCGATTTCTCCAAGAGTCCCCAGGGCCGCCGCGACTATCTCTTCAACAACAACGGCGCCGGCAAGTTCACCGACGTCTCCCAAAAGGCCGGCATCTGGGGACTGACGCAGGGGCACGCCGCGATCTGGTTCGACGCGAATCAGGATGGCTGGCCCGACCTCTACGTCGCGAACGATTTCGAGACGCCCGACCGGTTTTATCTGAACAAGGGCGACGGCACGTTCGTCGACGTCGTCGATGAGCGGCTGCCGCACGTCACGTATTTCTCGATGGGCGCCGATGCGAACGACATCAACAACGACGGCCTCGTCGACTTCATGGTCGCCGACATGCGCGACCGTACGCACGGCGAGTTCGTCGCCGGGATGGAGGAGATCGGCCGTGGGTTGTGGGAGATGGAGCGCGTCACCGAGCTGATTCCTCAGTATATGTGGAACGCCGTCTACCTGAACTCCGGCACCGATCGCTTCGCCGAGGTGGCGCACCTCACCGGCATGGAAGCCACCGGCTGGACCTTCAGCCCGCGCTTCGCTGATTTGGACAACGATGGCCGCGTCGACGCGTTCTACGGCACGGGCATGATCCGCAACTTCATCGACGCGGATCTGGTCGACAAACAAAACGTCGCCCGCACCCTCGCCGCACGCGCCGCGGTATGGAAGAACGCCGAGCCGCGTCGCGAGACCACGCTCGCGTTCCGCAACCTCGGCGACCTCGCCTTCTCCGACGTCTCCGCACAATGGGGCCTCGATCACCACGGCGTCAGCTTCGGCACGGCCATCGCCGATCTGGATGGCGACGGCGATCTGGACATCGTGCTTTCCAACTACGACGCGCCTCCGACGGTTGTTCGCAACAACAGCACCAGCAGCCATCGCGCGGTCATCCGGCTCGCCGGTCGCGCGCCCAACCGCACCGGCGTGGGCGCCGAGCTTCGAATCGAAACCGCTGCGGGCGTCCAGATGCGCCAGGTATACACCGAACGCGGCATCGTCGCGAGCGAACCAGCGGACGTGCATTTCGGTCTCGGCGACGCCACCACCATCCGCCGGCTCACGATTCGCTGGCCCCGCGGACAGGAGCAGGTGCTGGAAAATCTGCCTGCCGATCAGCTGCTGACGATCGCCGAACCGGCGCTGGCGCCCGACGCCAAACTCGCTCCCGCGGTCGTCAATCTCCCCGGGCGCGCGCATGCGCTCTTGGCCGAATCCGCGGCGACTCGCGGGCTGGACCAGGTCGTCACGCAGCGGCCGTTCGACGAGTTTTCCCGGCAGCGACTCCTGCCCCGCCGCTTGAACGGCGTCGGCGCCAACGTCGCCGTGGCCGACGTCAACGGCGACCAGCTTGAGGACGTCTTCGTCTCCGCGTCCTCAGGACAGGCCGCACGGCTCTTCCTCGCCCGCGCCGACGGCACATTCACGCCCGCGCCGTCGCAGCCGTGGGGCGACGCGCTCGAGGCCAACGACGTCTCGCCCGTGTTCCTCGACGTCAACAGCGACGGTCATCCCGACCTGCTCGTCGGCTCCGGCGGCGTGGAGCGCCCGCAAGGCGATGCACTGCTGAACGATCGTCTCTACCTCAACGACGGCCGCGGCGGCTTCACGCTCGCGCCTGCCGGCACGCTGCCGGAGGACGGCGAAAGCACCAGCGCGATCGCCGTCAGCGACTTTGATGGCGATGGCAAGGCGGACGTCTTCGCCGGCAGCCGGACCGTGCCAGGCCGTTACCCGGCGGTTGCGCGCAGCTTCCTCTATCGCAATGTCGACGGCCGGTTGCTCGACGTCACCGACCAACTCGCGCCCGGCCTGCGCACGCTCGGGCTCGTCACCGCGGCCACCTGGGCCGATCTCGATGGAGATCGTCGGGCGGACCTGATCGTCGCGCTCGAATGGGGCCCGATCGCGGTGTTCCGTAACACCGAACACGGCTTCGAGAACGCCACCGACCAACTCGGGCTCGCCAAGCACACCGGCTGGTGGAGCGCCGTTACCGTGACCGACGTCGACCGCGACGGCCGGCTGGACATCGTCGCGGGCAATGCCGGACTGAACACGAAGTATCACGCTTCTTCCGACGAACCGGCTGTGCTCTTCGCCGGCGATTTTGATGGCAGCGGCCGCGAACAGCTCGTGGAGGCGCACTACGAGGGCGGGAAACTTTATCCGGTGCGCGGCCGCAGCAAACTCGCCTATGTCTTCCCCGGGTTGGCGAAGAAATTCCCCACGTTCAAGGCCTACGGCGCCGCGTCGGTTGCCGACATTTTCCCGGCCGATCGGCTCGCTGCCGTACAACGGCTGCAGGCGACCGAACTCGCGAGCGGCGTGTTCCGGCAACAGCCGAACGGCACGTTCGTATTCCACCCGCTGCCGCGCCTGGCCCAGCTCGCGCCGATCAACGCGATCGTCGCGCGCGATTTCGACGGCGATGGTGTCACCGATCTCGCCTGCGTCGGCAACAACTTCGGGCCCGAGCCGACCACTGGCCGGTTCGATGGCAGCCTCGGCGTGCTGCTGAAGGGCGACGGCAAAGGCAGCTTCGCCGCGCTCGCGGCCGCCGATTCAGGGTTCGTCGTCAGTGGCGATGCCCGGGGCGCCGCAGTGGTTTCGCTCGGCCAGGCGCACACGCCCGCGCTCGTCGTGACGCGCTGCGAAGGTCCCGTGCTGCTTTTCACGCCGAAATCTGCCGGCTCCCCCAGGCCCGCTGCCACCGTCGCAGCCACCACCGCGCGCAACTGA
- a CDS encoding vanadium-dependent haloperoxidase, with protein MRSLRFAAVVAAAGLLLQSSASANNAVLDWNEHVLNTTRLSRLPPPPISLFIATYHIAIFDAVNGITRTHQPWLVDEVAPAGADMDAAIASAAHTVLLACWGQSTNPRNHHRVYEETVAKIPDGPGKTAGIAWGKHVAEAVLAKRASCGFDKPIPGPYSSQDAGKWRETPPGFRPATLPHWAKVTPFAMTSPSQFRAPPPPALDSEQCAKELAEIVKIGARDNAERTEYQTLSVAFWSDDLGTCTPPGHWNIIAADLARRYKLSVPETARLFALLNIAEADACISSWDTKFFYSTWRPETAIRELETARNAHWKPQPEFIPLMMSPSFPSYVSGHSTFSAAAARVLERFFGTDEIEFTTTSDGLPGAVRTFKRLSECRDEIGMSRLYGGFHVMADNVEGQKCGIKVADWVMENSLQPRSGAMHASN; from the coding sequence ATGCGATCTCTCCGCTTCGCTGCAGTTGTCGCTGCGGCTGGTCTGCTCCTCCAGTCGTCCGCCTCCGCCAACAACGCCGTGCTCGATTGGAACGAGCACGTGCTTAACACCACCCGGCTCAGCCGGCTCCCGCCGCCGCCGATCTCGCTGTTCATCGCGACGTATCATATCGCGATCTTCGATGCGGTGAACGGCATCACCCGCACGCACCAGCCGTGGCTGGTCGACGAGGTCGCCCCCGCCGGCGCCGACATGGACGCCGCGATCGCCAGCGCCGCTCACACCGTGCTGCTGGCTTGCTGGGGCCAGTCGACGAATCCGCGCAATCACCACCGCGTCTACGAGGAGACCGTGGCCAAGATTCCCGACGGTCCCGGCAAAACCGCCGGCATCGCGTGGGGCAAGCACGTCGCGGAAGCCGTGCTCGCGAAGCGCGCCTCGTGCGGCTTCGACAAGCCAATCCCCGGCCCTTACAGCAGCCAGGACGCCGGCAAGTGGCGCGAGACGCCGCCCGGCTTCCGCCCCGCCACGCTGCCGCATTGGGCCAAGGTCACGCCGTTCGCCATGACTTCGCCGTCGCAATTCCGCGCTCCACCGCCACCGGCCCTCGACTCCGAGCAGTGCGCGAAGGAGCTGGCCGAAATCGTCAAGATCGGCGCCCGCGACAACGCCGAGCGCACCGAGTATCAGACGCTCAGCGTCGCTTTCTGGTCCGATGACCTCGGCACCTGCACGCCGCCCGGCCACTGGAACATCATCGCCGCCGATCTCGCGCGTCGCTACAAACTCTCGGTGCCCGAAACCGCGCGGCTGTTCGCGTTGCTCAACATCGCTGAAGCGGACGCCTGCATCTCCTCGTGGGATACGAAATTCTTTTACTCCACTTGGCGGCCCGAGACCGCCATTCGCGAACTCGAGACCGCGCGCAACGCACACTGGAAGCCGCAGCCTGAGTTCATTCCGCTGATGATGTCACCGTCGTTCCCGTCCTACGTCTCCGGTCACAGCACGTTCTCCGCCGCGGCCGCCCGCGTGCTCGAGCGGTTCTTCGGCACCGACGAAATCGAGTTCACCACCACTTCGGACGGGCTGCCGGGCGCGGTGCGCACGTTCAAGCGACTCTCCGAGTGCCGCGACGAGATCGGCATGAGCCGGCTCTACGGTGGCTTCCATGTCATGGCCGACAACGTCGAAGGCCAGAAATGCGGCATCAAGGTCGCCGATTGGGTCATGGAAAATTCGCTGCAGCCGCGCTCCGGCGCCATGCACGCCAGCAACTGA
- a CDS encoding FKBP-type peptidyl-prolyl cis-trans isomerase gives MSPEAIAVSAPTCAGCRRRHRALLLLVGCAASALATEPVEPSTATADPALRAYGAVGSAVATNLNIPALHWSEAQFEAFLDGFRAAYAGRALPLDERARELLDEIGHHVAASGAPRPAPAADPLASYLRSLKHELTLQESASGVLYRMDQAGAGPRPRAVDTVVINIAAKGPDGTTALPALSGQGTRVEVAALLPGLAEAVQMLALGGKIFVVLPPALSFGTAEWPAGVPAGAPLIFEIELLDIIAAASP, from the coding sequence ATGTCACCAGAAGCTATTGCCGTCTCTGCTCCGACGTGCGCCGGTTGTCGCCGGCGTCATCGTGCGCTGCTCCTGCTCGTCGGTTGCGCCGCTTCGGCCCTGGCCACCGAGCCAGTCGAGCCCTCCACCGCAACCGCCGATCCCGCACTGCGTGCCTATGGCGCCGTCGGGTCCGCCGTCGCCACGAACCTGAACATTCCCGCGCTGCACTGGAGCGAGGCTCAGTTCGAGGCCTTCCTTGACGGTTTCCGCGCCGCCTACGCCGGTCGCGCGTTGCCGCTGGACGAACGCGCCCGCGAGTTGCTCGACGAAATCGGTCACCACGTCGCAGCTTCCGGTGCACCGCGTCCAGCACCCGCCGCGGATCCGCTGGCGAGCTATCTGCGCTCGCTCAAACACGAGCTCACCCTGCAGGAAAGTGCGAGCGGTGTTCTCTACCGAATGGATCAGGCTGGCGCCGGGCCACGACCGCGCGCCGTGGACACCGTTGTGATCAACATCGCGGCCAAAGGTCCGGATGGCACCACTGCCTTGCCGGCCCTCTCGGGCCAGGGCACGCGCGTGGAGGTCGCCGCGTTGCTGCCGGGACTTGCTGAGGCGGTTCAAATGCTGGCGCTCGGCGGGAAAATCTTCGTCGTGCTTCCGCCCGCGCTTTCGTTCGGCACCGCCGAGTGGCCCGCCGGGGTGCCGGCCGGCGCCCCGCTCATCTTCGAGATCGAGCTGTTGGACATTATCGCGGCGGCCAGCCCCTGA
- a CDS encoding CRTAC1 family protein, translating into MCSSLTTALAAPPANPEFCAPSSTLTSAPADLTEQPASTQRMAARLREIAEASISPESPYEYPRRAEALRQIIERTSDSAERIKFLPTYAHDLLRAGEPEPALAALATLEQLLTAEGHTMTPVQFTTLHTIRALAYLRLGEQENCLLNHNADSCLFPIRGGGVHPLTRGSRGAVDALTTLLTRYPGDLRARWLLNIAHMTLGEYPDGVPAQWRIDPQHFASARDLPRFPDVAGRLGIDVDDLAGGVIMDDFDRDGFLDLMVSAWGPYSQLRTFRNNGNGTFTERTAAAGLTGETGGLNLIQADYNNDGFVDVLVLRGAWLRQLGHYPNSLLRNNGNGTFTDVTAEAGLLSFHPTQTAAWFDFDGDGHLDLFIGNESAPDDVHPCELFRSNGDGTFTECAAANGVAAVGYVKGVVTGDYNNDGRPDLYLSRRDGANLLLRNDGPADAACPRGTWRFTDMAREAGVTEPYGSFSCWFWDYDNDGWLDLMVTGYAIQDVGDIAADYLGLPHPGEYARLYRNRRDGTFADVTREQGLHQVLHTMGCNFGDLDNDGWLDFYVGTGDPDFATLLPNRMFRNDGGRGFQDVTASGGFGQLQKGHGIAFGDIDNDGDEDIYSVVGGAVNADNYRNQLFANPGLGGHWLTLTLEGVRSNRLALGTRIKVVVATPAGEREIHRAVGSGGSFGASPLQQHIGLGDASRILRVEIFWPATGQIQRLENLALDRSYLVREDAAAAIAVEVRSFRLPTDPSPDHPSHQHASAPPVPTPHFATSR; encoded by the coding sequence TTGTGCTCCAGCCTCACGACCGCGCTGGCCGCGCCACCGGCGAACCCGGAGTTCTGCGCACCGTCGTCCACGCTGACTTCCGCGCCGGCGGATCTGACTGAGCAGCCGGCCAGCACCCAACGCATGGCGGCTCGCCTGCGCGAAATCGCGGAAGCGTCGATTTCACCCGAGAGCCCATACGAATATCCCCGTCGCGCCGAAGCGCTCCGGCAGATCATCGAGCGCACCTCGGATTCCGCTGAGCGCATCAAGTTCCTGCCGACCTACGCGCACGATCTCCTGCGCGCCGGGGAACCCGAGCCCGCGCTGGCCGCGCTCGCGACGCTCGAACAACTGCTGACCGCCGAGGGCCACACCATGACGCCCGTGCAGTTCACCACGCTGCACACGATCCGCGCGCTCGCTTATCTTCGCCTCGGTGAACAGGAGAACTGCCTCTTGAACCACAACGCCGACTCGTGCCTCTTTCCGATTCGCGGCGGCGGCGTGCATCCGCTGACCCGCGGCTCGCGCGGCGCGGTGGACGCGCTGACCACGCTGCTGACGCGTTACCCCGGCGACCTGCGCGCCCGCTGGCTGCTCAATATCGCCCACATGACGCTCGGCGAATATCCCGACGGCGTCCCCGCCCAATGGCGGATCGACCCGCAGCACTTCGCCTCTGCGCGCGACCTGCCGCGGTTTCCCGACGTCGCCGGTCGGCTCGGAATCGACGTCGACGATCTCGCCGGTGGCGTGATCATGGACGACTTCGACCGCGACGGCTTTCTCGATTTGATGGTTTCGGCCTGGGGTCCGTACAGCCAGCTCCGCACGTTTCGGAACAACGGCAACGGCACGTTCACCGAGCGCACGGCCGCCGCCGGCCTCACGGGAGAGACAGGTGGGCTCAATCTCATCCAGGCCGACTACAACAACGACGGTTTCGTCGACGTGCTTGTTCTGCGCGGAGCCTGGCTCCGGCAGCTCGGCCACTACCCCAACTCGCTCCTGCGGAACAACGGCAACGGCACGTTCACCGACGTCACCGCAGAGGCCGGGCTGCTGAGCTTTCACCCCACCCAAACCGCCGCCTGGTTCGACTTCGACGGCGACGGCCACCTCGACCTATTCATCGGCAACGAGTCCGCGCCGGACGACGTGCATCCGTGCGAACTCTTTCGCAGCAACGGCGACGGCACGTTCACGGAGTGCGCCGCCGCCAACGGCGTCGCTGCGGTCGGTTACGTGAAAGGCGTCGTTACCGGCGACTACAACAACGACGGCCGGCCGGACCTTTATCTTTCGCGCCGCGATGGCGCGAATCTGCTCCTGCGCAACGACGGTCCCGCCGATGCCGCCTGCCCGCGCGGCACCTGGCGGTTCACCGACATGGCGCGCGAAGCCGGCGTGACCGAGCCGTACGGGAGCTTCTCCTGCTGGTTCTGGGACTACGACAACGACGGCTGGCTCGACCTCATGGTCACCGGCTACGCGATTCAGGACGTCGGCGACATCGCAGCGGATTATCTAGGACTGCCTCACCCCGGCGAATACGCGCGCCTCTATCGCAACCGCCGCGACGGCACGTTCGCCGACGTCACGCGCGAACAGGGACTCCATCAGGTGCTCCACACGATGGGCTGCAACTTCGGTGATCTCGACAACGACGGCTGGCTCGATTTCTACGTCGGCACCGGCGATCCGGATTTCGCCACGCTGCTGCCCAACCGGATGTTTCGCAACGACGGTGGCCGCGGTTTTCAGGATGTGACGGCCAGCGGCGGTTTCGGTCAGCTGCAGAAGGGGCACGGCATCGCCTTTGGCGACATCGACAATGACGGCGACGAGGACATCTATTCCGTCGTCGGCGGCGCGGTGAACGCCGACAACTACCGCAATCAGCTCTTCGCCAACCCGGGACTCGGAGGACACTGGCTCACGCTCACGCTCGAGGGCGTGCGCTCGAACCGGCTCGCCCTCGGCACGCGGATCAAGGTCGTCGTCGCGACTCCGGCCGGCGAACGCGAGATCCACCGCGCGGTCGGCAGTGGCGGCAGCTTCGGCGCGTCGCCGCTGCAGCAGCACATCGGGCTCGGCGACGCGTCCCGTATTCTGCGCGTCGAGATCTTCTGGCCTGCGACTGGCCAAATCCAGCGGCTGGAAAATCTCGCGCTCGACCGATCCTACCTCGTTCGCGAAGACGCCGCTGCCGCGATTGCGGTCGAGGTCCGCTCGTTCCGCCTCCCCACGGATCCGAGCCCGGATCATCCGTCGCACCAGCATGCGTCGGCACCGCCGGTGCCCACACCGCATTTCGCGACCAGCCGCTGA
- a CDS encoding LytR/AlgR family response regulator transcription factor, translated as MTKPRALIVDDEPLARERLQRLLQRQNTVELAGECGDGPDALATIERERPDIVFLDVQMPGCSGLDVANQLPATARPAIIFVTAHERFAVEAFAARAVDYLLKPFDEERLHQAVERALELLQSRQAREVETRLESILAQVQPRVPERIAVRVDGRIVFVKPREVVWIEAANNYCVLHLTDAPRLMLRESLGSVEQRLGAANFARISRSAVVRSDQIKELESANYGEYVVVLLNGTRLPLSRYRRNELERALTEAR; from the coding sequence ATGACCAAGCCACGTGCATTGATCGTCGATGACGAGCCGCTCGCGCGCGAGCGCCTGCAGCGGCTGCTCCAGCGTCAGAACACTGTGGAACTGGCCGGCGAATGTGGCGACGGACCGGACGCGCTGGCCACCATTGAACGCGAACGGCCGGATATCGTTTTTCTCGATGTGCAGATGCCGGGCTGCAGCGGACTCGACGTGGCAAATCAGCTGCCGGCCACCGCGCGCCCGGCGATCATCTTCGTGACCGCGCATGAGCGCTTCGCCGTCGAAGCGTTCGCCGCCCGCGCGGTCGACTATCTGCTCAAACCCTTCGACGAGGAACGACTGCACCAAGCGGTCGAGCGCGCGCTCGAGCTGCTCCAATCGCGCCAAGCGCGCGAGGTGGAAACGCGGCTGGAGAGCATCCTGGCCCAGGTCCAGCCGCGGGTGCCCGAACGGATCGCGGTGCGCGTCGACGGCCGGATTGTTTTCGTCAAGCCCCGGGAGGTCGTCTGGATCGAGGCCGCCAACAACTACTGCGTGCTCCACCTCACGGATGCGCCGCGGCTCATGCTGCGCGAATCCCTCGGCTCAGTCGAACAACGGCTGGGCGCTGCGAACTTCGCCCGGATCAGTCGCTCGGCGGTGGTCCGCTCCGATCAAATCAAGGAACTCGAGTCGGCGAACTACGGCGAATACGTGGTGGTCTTGCTGAACGGCACCCGACTCCCCCTCAGCCGATACCGTCGCAACGAGCTCGAAAGAGCTCTGACCGAAGCGCGGTGA
- a CDS encoding LytR/AlgR family response regulator transcription factor, which translates to MTKLRVLIVDDEPLARERVRALLAGEPTAEIIAECGNGPDAVAAIKQQRPDVVFLDMQMPGCDGLKVVGELPADDRPAIVFVTAHDRFAVEAFSVHATDYLLKPFDQERLLLAYKRAADQIRARRAGDLNTKLESLLADASPAPKKPGRLAFKSDGRVVFLKPEDIVWVEAADNYVLLHLADAPRLMLRDTLSSLEERLGSTDFVRVNRSAIVRVEQVKELQPTFHGDYTVVLRDGTRLPLSRSYRGQLERFTAE; encoded by the coding sequence ATGACCAAACTCCGTGTTCTGATCGTCGACGACGAACCTCTCGCGCGGGAACGCGTGCGCGCGCTCCTCGCCGGCGAGCCGACTGCGGAGATCATCGCGGAATGTGGCAACGGCCCCGACGCCGTCGCGGCCATCAAGCAGCAGCGGCCGGATGTGGTGTTCCTCGACATGCAGATGCCCGGTTGCGATGGGCTGAAAGTGGTCGGCGAGTTACCCGCCGACGACCGGCCCGCGATCGTGTTCGTCACGGCGCACGACCGTTTTGCGGTCGAGGCATTTAGCGTCCACGCGACCGATTACCTGCTCAAACCTTTCGATCAGGAGCGGCTGCTGCTCGCCTACAAGCGCGCCGCCGACCAGATCCGCGCCCGCCGCGCTGGTGATCTGAATACGAAGCTCGAGTCGCTGCTCGCCGACGCCTCGCCCGCGCCGAAGAAGCCCGGCCGGCTCGCGTTCAAATCCGATGGCCGCGTCGTCTTCCTCAAGCCCGAGGACATCGTCTGGGTCGAGGCCGCCGACAATTACGTGCTGCTGCACCTCGCGGACGCGCCGCGCTTGATGCTGCGCGACACGTTGTCTTCGCTGGAAGAGCGGCTCGGCTCGACGGATTTCGTGCGCGTGAACCGCTCCGCCATCGTCCGCGTCGAGCAGGTGAAGGAACTGCAGCCCACGTTCCACGGCGACTACACCGTCGTGCTCCGCGATGGCACCCGGCTGCCGCTGAGCCGCAGCTATCGCGGTCAGCTCGAGCGGTTCACGGCCGAGTAG